The nucleotide sequence GGAGTCTTGGTCCCTTAATGGCCAATATGGCAGAGAGGAACATGAAGTTGTTCTCGGGGAGGGTGGTGCCAGCACAGGGGGAAGAAACCTTTGAAAACTGGCTGATCCAAGTCAATGGGGTCCTGCCAGATTGGAATATGTCTGAGGAGGAAAAGCTCAAACGCTTGATGAAAACCCTTAGGGGCCCTGCCCGGGAGGTCATGCGTTTGCTCCAGGCGGCCAACCCCAACCTAAGTGTAGCAGATTTCTTGCGTGCGATGAAATTGGTGTTTGGGGAGTCTGAAAGCAGTGTGACTGCTCAAGGTAAATTTTTTAACACTCTGCAGGCACAAGGGGAGAAAGCCTCCCTTTATGTGATCCGTTTGGAGGTGCAGCTCCAGAATGCTATTCAGGCAGGGATCATAGCTCAGAAAGATGCGAACCAGACTCGCCTGCAGCAGCTCCTTTTAGGGGCTGAGCTGAATGGGGACCTGCGCTTCAGGCTAAAGCATCTTCTCAGAATGTATGCAAATGAGCAGGAGCATCTTCCTAATTTCCTAGAGTTAATCAGAATGATAAGGGAGGAAGAGGATTGGGATGACACTTTTATGAAACAGAAGCGGGCCAAGAGATCTGAGTCAATGGTGGAGAGAGCAACCAGCCCAGTGGCATTTCAGGGCCCTCCACCGATAGAGATCGGCAGTGCCAACTGCAACGTGATAGAGATAGATGATACCTTCAATGACTCAGATGAGGATGTGATCCTGGTGGAGTCTCAGGACCCTCCACTTTCATTCTTGAGCTCTCCTCCCCCCAGACGCAGGGCTAGACTTCGGGATCCAGTGCTAGTCATTGATTCCCCCAACAGTTCCCGGGCTCAATCTCCTTCCACCAGTGGTGGTTCTGGGTCTAAGAATGATAGTCTTGGGGATATGCTTAGAGCCAGGAAGCGAAAATACACAATCCGCTGTTCGTATTGTGGTGAGGAGGGCCACTCCAAGGAAACCTGTGACGAGAGCAACAAGGCCCAGGTGTTTGAGAATCTGATCATCACCCTGCAGGAGCTGACACACATAGAGGAGGAGGGGTCAAGAGAGGCCCCTGGCGAACCCAATGATCCTTCTGAGCcacagtgaggggccagcccccagccttaAATGAACCCTAACCCATATTCAGAGTCCAGCAATGGGAAAACTGGGGAGGGGGGAGCGCTTCTAATTGCATGAATTAATCCACAAAGCGGCTTTCTTTTGGGGTGGAGGAGAAAGGTCTTGGATACCAGCACAGTGGAGGGAGATGGCCTGACCTCTGTTCTTGCTCTTcactcctgccctcccccactgccTAAGGGTCTATTTTCTGTGTGTGCCCATTTCCTTGATGGCTTTATTCTCTTTGTGAAAGTGGCATAATTCATTGTTAACCAttcaaacaataaagaaaagtgCAAAAAGTACAAATTACCCCAAACCCTCCACCCTTATAGAACCATTGTCAACCCTTTGATGAATGTCCTTCTAGATATTTCCCTATATCTACATACCCAGGTATATGTATAGATAAAAGTGATCAAATATAAGTGCTGTTCTATAGTCTGTATTTTTTCACCAAACAATATATGTTGTGGGCTTATTCtatgtcaataaatatatatcagCATCTATTTTAATGTCTCTGTGGTACTATTTTTAGGAAAAggtaaaggaaaaaggaataagagaAATATAGTAAAAAGCTATAAAGGGGGGGTGTTGTACTCTGAGGTGGGGTTTTTATCAacctcattttgcagaggaagaaaagggaggaagaaatgggcTGCAATACTCCCCAAAGGAAAATGGACAGAGTCCCTTACTACAGCTGACTTGTCCCTTAGGTCATCAAGCCAAACTATGGCATCTACTAGTTGACAGCGCCCGGGTGCTTTCTTCTCTAACATATTCAGAGGAGTCTGATAGATGGAGAGTCTGGCGTTGAGGTAACAGCCCC is from Equus asinus isolate D_3611 breed Donkey chromosome X, EquAss-T2T_v2, whole genome shotgun sequence and encodes:
- the ZCCHC12 gene encoding zinc finger CCHC domain-containing protein 12: MASILSRVGNGRRQNAHLPPWAHSMLRSLGRSLGPLMANMAERNMKLFSGRVVPAQGEETFENWLIQVNGVLPDWNMSEEEKLKRLMKTLRGPAREVMRLLQAANPNLSVADFLRAMKLVFGESESSVTAQGKFFNTLQAQGEKASLYVIRLEVQLQNAIQAGIIAQKDANQTRLQQLLLGAELNGDLRFRLKHLLRMYANEQEHLPNFLELIRMIREEEDWDDTFMKQKRAKRSESMVERATSPVAFQGPPPIEIGSANCNVIEIDDTFNDSDEDVILVESQDPPLSFLSSPPPRRRARLRDPVLVIDSPNSSRAQSPSTSGGSGSKNDSLGDMLRARKRKYTIRCSYCGEEGHSKETCDESNKAQVFENLIITLQELTHIEEEGSREAPGEPNDPSEPQ